Proteins encoded in a region of the Fusarium falciforme chromosome 6, complete sequence genome:
- a CDS encoding PKS-ER domain-containing protein, with translation MSTTMKAIIISEFGPVENLVIKQVPKPSAKEPGTALIRIKAFGINHAEMHMRRGEWAESVPISGIECVGIIEDCPGGEFAPGTPVAALMGGLGRTIPGSYAEYTVANTSNIVALGNPGEKLPISWADAAALPESYATAWTCLFRNLNLQRGQRILIRGATSSFGRAAVNLAVEAGAIVTATTRSESKFATLKDLGVSECVVEAPNLSERLSKDGDFDKFDSVLELVGNSTVVDSLRLVRRDGRLCLAGWLGGLDPIKGPAGPEESRGFNPLLQMASGVHFSFFGSFVFGNKDFPVSDVPLRSVLEKVAEGKIDAKPWKVFTFEDIRAAHQAMESGQTGGKMVVVVD, from the coding sequence ATGTCGACCACCATgaaggccatcatcatctccgAGTTTGGTCCCGTCGAAAATCTCGTCATCAAGCAAGTTCCGAAGCCGTCTGCCAAAGAACCAGGCACAGCCCTCATCCGCATCAAGGCCTTTGGCATCAACCACGCCGAGATGCATATGCGTCGCGGAGAATGGGCTGAATCAGTTCCAATCAGCGGCATCGAATGCGTTGGAATCATCGAAGACTGTCCAGGCGGCGAGTTTGCCCCCGGAACACCTGTGGCAGCGCTCATGGGAGGACTTGGTCGCACGATTCCTGGTAGCTATGCAGAGTATACCGTTGCGAACACTTCCAATATCGTTGCTCTGGGAAACCCTGGTGAAAAGCTGCCCATCTCTTgggctgatgctgctgccctTCCCGAGAGCTATGCGACGGCCTGGACTTGCCTCTTCCGAAACCTGAACCTTCAACGAGGACAGCGGATCCTCATCAGAGGTGCCACATCTTCTTTTGGCAGGGCAGCTGTTAACCTGGCTGTCGAAGCGGGTGCCATCGTCACAGCTACAACCCGCAGTGAATCAAAGTTTGCGACACTCAAGGATCTCGGAGTGTCTGAATGTGTTGTCGAAGCACCCAACCTGAGCGAACGTCTTAGCAAGGACGGAGACTTCGACAAGTTCGACAGCGTGTTGGAACTGGTAGGCAACAGCACCGTCGTTGACTCACTGCGTCTTGTCCGCCGTGACGGTCGTCTCTGTCTAGCCGGATGGCTCGGAGGTCTTGACCCGATCAAGGGACCAGCAGGACCTGAGGAATCACGAGGCTTCAACCCACTCTTGCAAATGGCCAGCGGTGTTCACTTTAGCTTCTTTGGTAGTTTCGTGTTCGGAAATAAGGACTTTCCCGTCTCTGACGTGCCCCTGAGGAGCGTCCTGGAAAAGGTGGCGGAGGGCAAGATTGACGCCAAGCCTTGGAAGGTGTTTACTTTTGAAGACATTCGGGCTGCTCACCAGGCTATGGAGAGCGGACAGACAGGTGGGAAGATGGTGGTTGTAGTTGACTAG
- a CDS encoding HNHc domain-containing protein: MTRSNHLHRANQRLEYAKEIESKIRTWSMGEFFRLSTVHLALFMMAPMSVFQPGRILSPVDQTEEFLHLGMTTFPPLIRHFLEQSLISQSRNDDPVNQSEKSLCLQRDGNVCVFTGDPNPRVCHILPLSWGNSKAAMKKTLLLRPAINVMMGTDWMHQHDKHVGDADRVWNMLCLNEKLHELWARGSCAFKGIRVQHLNHRASVVVLDFHWMPRLENTKPMVHVNLEGRQNDWTKMANAMHQLHASKVPAATTEVQTGLSIPLGKRIDIRMARREAAKFKAMLDLQWACITAAALSGVASPRMLHEYEPYWWRCDEPYWYKCEEGMRFNVLSWLDKLD; the protein is encoded by the exons ATGACTCGCTCTAATCACTTGCACCGCGCGAACCAACGACTCGAATATGCCAAAGAGATCGAGTCTAAGATCCGGACATGGAGCATGGGAGAATTTTTTCGACTGAGTACGGTGCATCTCGCCCTCTTTATGATGGCACCGATGTCGGTTTTCCAGCCAGGCCGGATCCTTTCGCCAGTGGACCAGACAGAGGAATTCCTGCATCTGGGTATGACAACATTCCCTCCGCTAATCCGACATT TCTTGGAACAGTCCCTCATTTCCCAAAGCCGCAACGATGACCCTGTCAACCAGTCCGAGAAGAGCCTGTGCCTCCAGCGAGATGGGAATGTTTGCGTCTTCACCGGAGATCCCAACCCAAGAGTATGTCATATACTCCCTCTGTCGTGGGGCAACAGCAAGGCGGCCATGAAGAAAACTCTGTTGTTGCGTCCAGCGATCAACGTCATGATGGGAACCGACTGGATGCATCAACACGACAAGCACGTTGGCGATGCGGATAGAGTTTGGAATATGCTTTGCCTCAACGAGAAGCTTCATGAACTATGGGCACGTGGTTCCTGTGCTTTTAAGGGCATCAGAGTTCAGCATCTGAATCACCGCGCGTCTGTGGTTGTTCTTGACTTTCACTGGATGCCGAGACTAGAGAACACCAAGCCTATGGTGCATGTGAACCTTGAAGGGAGGCAAAACGACTGGACCAAGATGGCTAATGCCATGCATCAACTTCATGCCTCGAAGGTGCCAGCGGCAACTACGGAAGTTCAAACAGGGTTATCAATTCCATTGGGGAAGCGCATCGACATCCGAATGGCAAGGAGAGAAGCCGCCAAATTCAAAGCCATGCTCGACTTGCAATGGGCTTGCATCACGGCGGCAGCTCTCAGCGGCGTTGCATCGCCCAGGATGCTGCATGAGTACGAGCCATACTGGTGGAGATGTGACGAGCCGTACTGGTATAAATGTGAGGAGGGCATGAG
- a CDS encoding Mur-ligase-M domain-containing protein — translation MDDITSSRGQSALRSVSETQQVDTTLPGNNRDEKAVYTEAETTSPTNGRQDVEQQYQDPGPAPDGGWIAWMVVVSGHFVVMNSWGIINSFGVFQPYYAQMLDRAPSDISWIGSFEVFFLFFVGTFTGRMTDAGYFRQLFALGFLLVIVGCFATSFCKTYWQFFLAQGICMGLGNGFIFCPSMATISTYFEKRRALAMGVAAAGSATGGLVYPSIMRQLLPSVGFPWAIRAIAFVQLGTLGVAACFLKSRIPPRRSGPLVEWSAFKELEYSFYVLGSFMAFWGVYFAFYYLAAYARDVLGVSFTRSLDVLLVLNGTGAIGRVIPNYIADRYGCLTVQIPLALVTGVMMYCWAAIKSTTGLFIWAAIYGIWTGGVQSMFPVGLSSMTSDPSRQGTRLGMAFTIVSFATLTGQPIAGAIIKAQGGQYVGAQAFAGSCLILGSCSFVIAKGIRAKKLDQGWKAKVNYKVNQAVLYQTTSNPDQNAIAILNTRRRPKRPSARPDGTVPVLGGIPSKDENPDLRGTPSLAGMKEWLHLIGHSTADIDRLNIIHVAGTKGKGSTCALIESFLRAHGKRTGFPRKTGLYTSPHLIHPEERIRLDFQPIDRDLFARYFFKVWDALTRSSGPLPRYLQLLALVSFHTFIREGVEAAIVETRHGGEYDATNVIEHPVVSVITPLGMDHVKQLGPTIETIAWHKAGIFKTGSPALSSLQETPGAEILLHRSIEKGVNLEFVELDSPFPEDVPQLRPDVQRTNCSVALAAADRFLREKKAGPLSPSDKLHGISQFSWPGRFQHVVEDKFNWFLDGAHNEMSVVKAAEWFIDNTAQRTAPTRILIFGQVSNQRNGVSVLKRLANELYRVQIHHVIFTLYDPRQEFDVEPTPGRNEPPPCETTF, via the exons ATGGATGACATCACTTCCTCGCGTGGCCAATCGGCGTTGCGTTCCGTCTCTGAAACTCAACAG GTCGATACGACATTGCCCGGAAACAACCGTGATGAAAAGGCTGTGTATACCGAAGCAGAGACTACATCTCCGACAAATGGTCGGCAAGATGTGGAACAGCAATACCAAGACCCAGGCCCTGCGCCAGACGGAGGATGGATAGCTTGGATGGTCG TCGTGAGCGGCCATTTCGTTGTCATGAATAGTTG GGGCATTATCAACTCGTTCGGCGTCTTCCAACCATACTACGCCCAAATGCTCGACCGCGCCCCCTCCGACATATCCTGGATTGGATCTTTCGaagtcttcttcctcttcttcgtcggAACCTTTACCGGCCGCATGACAGACGCGGGATACTTTCGACAGCTCTTCGCTCTGGGCTTCCtactcgtcatcgtcggtTGCTTCGCCACCTCTTTCTGCAAGACATACTGGCAGTTCTTCCTAGCTCAAGGAATATGCATGGGTCTAGGAAACGGCTTCATCTTCTGTCCTTCGATGGCTACTATCTCGACATACTTTGAGAAGCGGCGTGCTCTGGCTATGGGTGTTGCTGCCGCTGGAAGTGCCACCGGGGGCTTGGTCTACCCGAGTATCATGAGACAGCTCCTCCCTTCAGTTGGATTTCCTTGGGCTATCCGTGCCATTGCCTTTGTACAGCTTGGAACTCTAGGAGTAGCAGCTTGCTTCCTCAAGTCTCGGATTCCACCCCGTAGGTCGGGGCCATTAGTTGAATGGTCTGCGTTCAAGGAACTTGAATACTCCTTCTACGTGCTTGGCTCTTTCATG GCTTTCTGGGGAGTATACTTTGCCTTCTACTACCTCGCAGCTTATGCTCGAGACGTCCTAGGAGTCAGTTTCACCCGATCCCTCGACGTCCTGCTGGTCCTCAACGGAACCGGGGCCATCGGCCGTGTAATACCAAATTACATTGCAGACCGCTACGGCTGCCTCACAGTTCAGATCCCATTGGCTCTAGTAACCGGGGTAATGATGTACTGCTGGGCAGCTATAAAGTCCACCACCGGCCTATTCATATGGGCCGCCATCTACGGGATATGGACTGGAGGCGTACAAAGCATGTTCCCCGTTGGCCTGAGCAGCATGACGTCCGATCCGAGCAGACAGGGTACCAGGCTAGGCATGGCCTTTACGATTGTGAGCTTCGCCACGCTGACGGGCCAGCCAATCGCAGGGGCCATCATCAAAGCGCAGGGTGGGCAGTACGTCGGGGCCCAGGCTTTTGCAGGGAGCTGCTTAATTCTTGGAAGCTGTTCCTTTGTTATTGCCAAGGGCATCAGAGCGAAGAAGCTAGATCAGGGTTGGAAGGCCAAGGT GAACTACAAGGTGAACCAGGCAGTTCTCTATCAAACTACATCTAACCCCGATCAGAATGCCATCGCCATTCTCAACACTCGGCGCCGCCCAAAGAGACCAAGCGCAAGACCAGATGGCACTGTCCCAGTACTCGGTGGTATTCCAAGCAAGGATGAAAATCCCGACCTGAGAGGAACTCCAAGCCTCGCCGGAATGAAAGAATGGCTGCATCTTATCGGTCACTCG ACGGCTGACATCGACCGCCTCAATATCATCCACGTCGCCGGCACCAAGGGAAAGGGCAGCACCTGCGCCCTCATCGAATCCTTCCTCAGGGCCCACGGGAAAAGAACCGGCTTCCCACGCAAAACAGGTCTCTACACATCGCCACACCTCATACACCCCGAGGAGAGAATTCGACTCGATTTCCAACCCATCGACCGGGATCTTTTCGCAAGATACTTCTTCAAGGTGTGGGATGCCCTGACTAGAAGCTCAGGCCCCTTGCCTCGTTATCTTCAGCTCCTCGCCCTAGTGTCTTTTCATACCTTTATCAGAGAGGGCGTCGAAGCAGCCATCGTTGAGACTCGCCACGGAGGCGAGTACGACGCTACCAATGTCATTGAGCACCCCGTCGTGTCTGTCATCACTCCACTCGGGATGGACCACGTAAAGCAGCTGGGCCCTACAATTGAAACTATTGCCTGGCACAAGGCGGGCATCTTCAAAACCGGATCCCCTGCTCTTTCGTCTCTACAAGAAACCCCTGGTGCTGAGATTCTGCTGCACCGCTCGATAGAGAAAGGGGTCAATCTTGAGTTTGTCGAGTTGGACTCTCCTTTCCCTGAAGACGTACCACAGTTAAGGCCCGATGTGCAGCGTACCAACTGCTCTGTTGCACTTGCCGCTGCTGATCGTTTTCTCCGGGAAAAGAAAGCTGGACCATTGTCGCCCTCGGATAAACTGCACGGCATAAGTCAGTTTTCTTGGCCGGGGCGGTTCCAGCATGTGGTAGAGGACAAGTTCAACTGGTTCCTCGACGGTGCGCACAATGAGATGAGTGTTGTCAAAGCCGCTGAATGGTTCATTGATAACACGGCTCAAAG AACCGCTCCTACGCGTATCTTGATCTTTGGTCAAGTCTCGAACCAGAGAAATGGAGTATCAGTGCTCAAGCGCTTGGCCAACGAACTCTATCGCGTCCAGATTCACCACGTCATCTTCACTCTATACGATCCAAGGCAGGAGTTCGATGTCGAACCCACTCCAGGTCGGAACGAGCCTCCTCCCTGCGAAACTACGTTCTAA